Proteins from a genomic interval of Medicago truncatula cultivar Jemalong A17 chromosome 3, MtrunA17r5.0-ANR, whole genome shotgun sequence:
- the LOC11442210 gene encoding sugar transporter ERD6-like 7 isoform X2, whose amino-acid sequence MKHSDFYFVLVYWCIFVVGFPSATGSIIYAILQIVITGVGAALINRAGRKPLLLVSGSRLVAGCIFTAVAFYLKVHDVAVGAVPALAVTGILETPL is encoded by the exons ATGAAGCActcagatttttattttgttttggtttattgGTGTATTTTTGTCGTAGGATTTCCTTCTGCGACGGGGAGTATAATATACGCTATCCTTCAg attGTGATCACAGGTGTTGGAGCAGCCCTCATAAATAGAGCAGGCCGGAAGCCCCTACTTTTG GTATCTGGATCAAGATTGGTTGCAGGATGTATATTTACTGCAGTTGCATTCTATCTCAAG GTTCATGATGTGGCTGTGGGAGCAGTCCCAGCACTTGCCGTAACCGGCATATTG GAAACCCCGCTTTAG
- the LOC11442210 gene encoding sugar transporter ERD6-like 7 isoform X1, translating to MKHSDFYFVLVYWCIFVVGFPSATGSIIYAILQIVITGVGAALINRAGRKPLLLVSGSRLVAGCIFTAVAFYLKVHDVAVGAVPALAVTGILIFPVNIKGQA from the exons ATGAAGCActcagatttttattttgttttggtttattgGTGTATTTTTGTCGTAGGATTTCCTTCTGCGACGGGGAGTATAATATACGCTATCCTTCAg attGTGATCACAGGTGTTGGAGCAGCCCTCATAAATAGAGCAGGCCGGAAGCCCCTACTTTTG GTATCTGGATCAAGATTGGTTGCAGGATGTATATTTACTGCAGTTGCATTCTATCTCAAG GTTCATGATGTGGCTGTGGGAGCAGTCCCAGCACTTGCCGTAACCGGCATATTG ATATTTCCTGTCAATATTAAAGGGCAGGCATGA